One Aegilops tauschii subsp. strangulata cultivar AL8/78 chromosome 2, Aet v6.0, whole genome shotgun sequence genomic window, gcataataatgctttatggagtaattctaatgccttctctctcataatatgcaaggttcacacaaagtgGGAGAAtaccgacagctggaattctggacctgaaagagctacgccaggccacctattctacacaactcaaatgagctgaaacttcatagagaatttttatggaatatttaagaattattggagcaaataactatcagagggggcccaccacgtgggcgcaacccacctgggcgcgccagagcccctaggcgcgccctggtgggttgtgccctcctcggcccaccttcggtgcccctcttctggtatataagtcattttgacctaaaaataaggggaggactttcgggatgaagcgccgctgtctcgaggcggaacttgggcaggagcacttttgccctccggcagagcaattccgctgggggaacttccctcccagagggggaaatcatcgtcatcatcatcatcatcatcatcatcatcatcaccaacaacctcccatcttggggacgacaatctccatcaacatcttcaacaacaccatctcctctcaaaccctagttcatctcttgtgttttcaatctttgtaccggaaccttagattggtgcttgtgggttacatcttgtagttgattactatatggttttatttggtggaagattatatgttcagatccattatgctatttaatacccctctgattttgagcatgattatcatttgtgagtagttacttttgttcttgaggtcacgggagaaatcttgttgagtcatgtgaacttgatatgtgttcgatattttgatgttatgtatgttgtgattcccttagtggtgtcatgtgaacatcgactacatggcatttcaccttattagggcctatggaatgcattgtggagtagttcttagatgatgggttgcgagagtgacagaagcttaaaccctagtttatgcgctacttcgtaagggactgatttggatccaaaagttcaatgctatggttagattttatcttaatacttttctcgtagttgcggatgcttgcgagggggttaatcataagtatgaggtttgttcaagtaagaacaacacctaagcaccggtccacccacatatcaaattatcaaagtagcaaacacgaatcaaaccaacatgatgaaagtgactagatgaaattcccgtgtaccctcgagaacgctttgcttattataagagaccgttttcgCCTAttctttgccacaaaaggattgggctaccttgctgcatattatttgtcgttaccgttacttgctcgttacaaattatcttgctatcaaactactcgttacttataatttcagtgcttgcagagaataccttgctgaaaaccacttgtcatttccttctgctcctcgttgggttcgacactcttacctatcgaaaggactacgatgtatcccctatacttgtgggtcatcaatcctctatacttgcgggtcatcagagaggtgctttgtgatgggttcgatcttgcggtgttcaatcccagtgacagaaagggacgtgacacatatttgtatcgttgccattaaggataaaaagacggggtttattcatattgattgtttactttgtctacatcatgtcatcttgcctaatgcgttactatgttctttataaacttaatactctagatgcatgctggatagcggtcgatgtgtggagtaatagtagtagatccaggcaggagtcggtctacttgtctcggacgtgacaCCTATATACATGATCTTTGCCTAGAATgttgtcataactatgcgcttttctgtcaattgcccaacagtaacttgtttacccaccgtatgctatgttcaagagggaagcctctagtgaaaacgatggcccccgggtctatctttatcatatattaacatctaaaaataccttgctgcaactTATTTACCGTTATTTTTTTGTGTGTTTTTATTTACCTATCTATTACTACGCCAAGGTAATGGCAACCCCTTGTTTGCGTTGgctgcaagtatttgttcttttgtGTGTAGGTGATGTTCATGAGGTCTTGTttgattctcctactggattgataaccttggttcttaacctagggaaatacttatctctactgtactgcatcatcctctcctatTTGAGAAAATCCCAACGCAGCGCACAAGTAGCAGCGTCATGGGACTCGTAGAAGAAGACTCTGGAAGGCTTGATGTTCAAGACAAGGAAGTTAGAGCCGTGGAAGACCCCCCTTCATCGACGTAGTTGACTAGGTTGTGTAATCTTAGGGGGCTCGTATCTTATATAAGATGGGGCCGAGCTAATCGATAGACCGTCCTACAATCCGTAGGTATTATCTGTACTTTGTACACCTCAATCGCAATATACAATGAGCGGGAATAGGTTTGTTCTCTATCAGAGGGCCTGTACCCGGGTAAAATCGTCTCATGTTTCCCCTCCGACCTAATCATCATGCCGGGATACCCTACTGGGAGTTCTGCCGGAATCATCTCTGACAATGGTGGCCCATGTAGGTTCCGCGTGGTGAACGCAAAGGTCTGATGGGATCTCGATGAACGCCAGTGTGATCTACGCGTTAGGTCAAATCTTCGTCTTTGGTGCCATCACTCTCGTCGCCGACTTGACCGGCCAGATCGGCTAGGTCGAAAACTACGGTCCAGCCCAAATCATTAGATTTGGCACTCTGAAGTGCGTGGTGGATTCCCGTGCTAAAATATCATCGATACAAAAAAATATATCATAAAAAtagtgatgcaaaatggacgtatcagtgtcGCTATCTCCCCATGGCTACGCGGACCCGACTGGTGTGCCACCCTTATCATAAAGGGTTAAAACGCCAAAAAGGGTACCTATGAGAATGTGATAGTTTTTTGCATCATATTATTATTACCCGTAGAGTGGTAGTGTTTTGTTCAAAAAAGGTTGTAGAGTGATAGTTTTATACTAGTATTTACTCGTGCTCCTTCACACAAGGAGCACTCAAAAGTAACTTTTGCGCATTGCCCTCGTGAAGCTAAACGAGGTGCTAGATCATCTTGCTAGGCATGCTACTTGTAATATGGTTCGACTTTGTTTGGATGAGCCTTCTAAATTTCTTAGGCCTATGCTTGTAACCGACTTACTTTTTATCTGAGAAAAAAAAACCCTAAAATAAATCTGAGAAAAAAGAGTCACATAAATGATATAGAAAAAGAAACACATCGAAACGACCTGATCCCATAATAAATGATAGAAAACGATGTTGCAGTGAATTTTGATATCCCATGAAACTGGAGCATAAGGTGTCAATCATTTCTTGtcgcaaaaaaagaagaagatgtCAATCATTTCAAAATTTTAGGGAAAGTATTTGGAGTATTTTTTTGAGAGATTCGAAGAAACCACCACCTGCCCGGAGTTCGGCCGCCAGCCCAGCCCAACTCCGATCCCGGAATCCTTTGATGAAGCATGTTTCGAACAAAACCACCAGCAGCAGCCGGACCCACCAACCTCCCGCAGCCGCTGTCCCCACCTGTCATCCACCTGCGAAACCACGTCCCCGAGGAGCCCGCGGGTTTCCCAAGTCCAGAAAGGGAAAGCCGCAAAGCCGGCCGCGGCCCCGCACCAACGCGAAGCGGCGCCTACCCGCTCGCTCGCTTCCGTCCCCGACTCCCCCTCCGTCCCCATCCTATTCGCTCCGCCGCACCACCCACCCCATCGCCCGCCTCCCGGAATCCTctcgcctcccgccgccgccgccacagcCACCACCACCCCGGCCGGAGGCCACGCGCCCCACTCGGCCGCTCGAACCCGAGGTCAGATCCAAACCACAGCCCCAGGTCCGAATCGCGCCGCATTTTTTCTAGGTTTTGGTACGGATCTAGGGTTGGCCGTGGAATTCCGGGCGTGGGGCAATTCGTTCGATTCGCTCGGATTCCTCCGAGCTCGGATTTCGTGGTTATGGCCGCCGGGCGCCACGGAGGGTACAGGGACTACGAGGCCAGGGAGCGGGAGCCCGACGCCGAGGCCGCCAGGAGGAGCCAGAGCCTCGGCGACCGCCACCGGAGCgacgccgaccgccgccgcgacgGCGGGCGCAGCAGCGGTGGCAGGGAATTCTCCAACGGCTATGGCCACCGCCGCTCGCACCCGCCCAAAAGCCGCCTCTCCACCAGGCTTGGGGACCGGGAGCCCGGCGAGGTGCTCAGCGGGAGTGCGTCAGATGACTCTGGTGGGAGGTCAGGCAGAGCGGCGGGGGAAAACACCTTGGCCAGTTCTAGCAGGGAGGGCGAGGTGGCGGTGGGGGCGCCTGCTGCCCCTTCGCCCAGTAAAAAGAGGAAATTTTCGCCCATAATTTGGGACAGGGATAGCCCAAAGCCGCCGCCGTTGCATTCTGGTGCAGTGACTGTGAAGGGAGTGGTGGAATCCGCATCTGCTGATACAGCAAGTGACCAGAAAGTGGTGGAGTCCTCTTCTGCTCAactccctccccctcctccgctgccgccacagGGGCACATCCCAGAGAGATTGGTCGTGGAGAATTCACCAATGGATGTGGACCTTGCTGTTGATACTGGGAACAATGAGCAGTTGCACGAGCTGGAGGATAGTAAAGTGCTTGAGGTAGAGGAGAGTAAAGTAAAGGATGAAGAGGAGAGTAAAGTAAAGGAGGAAGAGGAGTACCCAACAATGAGGAACATATCAACTTCAAGGTGGGCAGGTGCTAACGATGACGACGAGGAGGGTGTAACACTGAGGAAGAAGAAAGGCTTATCTCCTGCAGATTCCGCTGAGCTGGGGCAGGGTAAGAAGACTCCTACTCCAGAACTTGGGGAGGTTGTGACCAGTGATATTTCTGGACGGAGGACCATGTCAAGGTCATCTGATTCAGGGAGAATGGGTAACGACGAGAAGGAAGATTTGGAATTAGGTAAAGGTGACTACATGGATGTTGATAGAGGGGAGGCTAGTGTTAATGGTTCAGCTAATCTTCTATCTTCTGATTCGGAGGATGAAGTGCGCAGGTCTGAAACCCCTGAGCCAGTGAAGCCGGCTCATCGATGTATCAATATGCTGCAAGGTTGCAGAAGTGTTGATGTGTTTGAGAGGCTCAACAAGATTAATGAAGGCACCTATGGTGTTGTATATCGAGCAAAGGATAAGAAGACTGCTGAGATTGTTGCATTGAAGAAGGTCAAGATGGAAAAGGAGAGAGAAGGTTTCCCGTTGACCTCTCTTAGGGAAATCAACATCCTTTTATCTTTCCATCACCCTTCAATTGTTGACGTTAAGGAAGTAGTAGTTGGCAGTAGTCTTGATAGTATTTTTATGGTGATGGAGTACATGGAGCATGATCTTAAGGGTGTCATGGAGACAATGAAGCAGCCATATACCCAAAGTGAGGTCAAATGCTTAATGCTTCAGCTATTAGAGGGTGTAAAATATCTTCATGACAATTGGGTACTTCATAGGTAATGGTTAGCTTACCTTTTGTTCTTGTTCTTCAAATATTATATGACCAGGTTCCTGTTGACTATGTACTGATGATATGCATCTTATTTATTTCAGGGATTTGAAGACTTCAAATCTATTGCTGAATAACCGTGGTGAGTTGAAAATATGTGATTTTGGACTGTCTCGTCAATATGGGAGCCCACTAAAACCTTATACTCAATTGGTTGTGACTTTGTGGTACAGGTAGGTCACCAGCCAACATCAGATTCCACAGCAGCGCTTTGACTACCTTAATTTTTCACTGTAAGTTCTTTTATTTATAAATCACACTAATGTCTGTTTCTCCTCCTTGGCTACAGGTCACCTGAACTATTGCTAGGAACAAAGGAATACTCTACTGCTATTGACATGTGGTCCGTGGGCTGCATTATGGCAGAGCTTCTCGCCAAAGAACCACTGTTCAATGGAAAAACAGAGTTTGAACAGCTAGACAAGGTACTCCATTTGTCTTATGTATGCTTTCCATGCATGTTTCACAGTGCATATTCTTCTATGTTGCTGATAGCTGTAGCCGCCAATATAGATATGTATTCAATGATAGCTTATGGTGAAGCTACTTTTCTTGTAGATATTTAGAACACTTGGCACACCTAATGAGAAGATATGGCCTGGTTATGCCAAGTTACCTGGTGTCAAAGTCAACTTTGTTAAACAACCGTATGTTTCTTATACCTGCTTTTGTTGTTTCTCCACCGAGCGTATATGATTGTATGATTGCATcatattttgattttttttcttcaggTACAACAGATTAAGGGATAAGTTCCCAGCTGCGTCTTTTTCTGGGCGTCCAAACCTATCTGAAGCTGGTTTTGATCTGTTGAATAAGCTCTTAACTTATGATCCTGCGAAGGTAAAATTAATACTCTTCAATGGGACTCGTGACTACATGAATCTTGCGCTGTCAATTTTTTACGCTTCATTGTCATTTATATTACTGACTAAGGACACTTGATTTTCTTGTACAGCGTATATCAGCTGAGGCTGCATTGGAGCATCCATGGTTCAGTGAAGTACCTCTACCTAAGTCGAAGGACTTCATGCCAACATTTCCAGCTCTAAACGAACTGGACAGGTAATTTTTTTACCCATCAGTTTTGCATATCCTATGCTTATAAACATTTATGTTCAATAGTCCATTTATATCTAATGTTATAAAATATACAGGCGTACCAGACGGTATATGAAGAGTCCTGATCCTCTAGAGGAGCAACGGTTGAAAGAACTGCAAGCAAAAGGCAACCGTGGCCTTTTCGGCTGAGCTCAAACCGCTTGCTTGGGTTTTGTTCGTACTGACTGCTATGCTTCAACCTGAATCAGTGAGGTCAGATGGCTTCTGAGGTGAGATGTGCCATGGACATGAAGTATCAGATCTTCTTGGTGTCTTCAAGCAACTGACAACGTTCTTTAGCAGGCTTTGTGCTTAGTGACTTGTGGCCCATCATAGAATTCTTTTCACAGGATTAGCACTCCGACCAGATTGATCATGAAAGCAAATCTAACCTGCCTCCATCGTAAGGTTTGGCCTGTTGGCTTTATTGGCTACACACTTACACCTGTTTCACCTTTGGAACCTCTGTATGTAAAATATTCCAGATTGGTACGTTGTAAACAATGCTCAGTGTGTTGGATTTACAATAAGATTATAAGAATCTATCATTTTTCTCTCTCTGCTCCTATAGTGCTCTTTTCTTTTGATCTTTGCATTTTGTTTGCAAGAAATGAAAGTGGCGAAGGGGAAGGATGCCTTTAGCTTTTCTTCAGGAAATCATGGACAGTAATACAACTTGAAAGGTAAATATATTCAAGAGTTGTTTACCTCAAGAGATGTATTGCTGATTAAAAATTGATGAATACGTGTTCTGAAAGATCATCTATACCCAAGGGCTCTGTTTTAGTATTCATAAAGAAACACCGTCTTAAATCCTAATCATGTTCGTAGCGCTAAGAACTCCCAATTCTGAAAAAAGGTGAAAAAAAGAGAATGATAGAGAACGAAGAAAAGTGCAAAACATGACTTGAATGAAGACCCAACCTGGATGGGTGTATTCTCTTTTGCACCTTGACGATGTATACAAGTCAGTGTTAGTATCGAAGTATCTAACAGACATTGTATTATTCACCAAGAATTCCTTTATCTGAGCTGTTCTTCCATGCCTGTGCGTCATATGTCTTATCGATTTAGGATACGAGTAAAGAATGTTATGTTTCTTTAGTTACTCTTTGCGATGTTTCTATTTTATATTTATCGTGCCATTTTGACACACATGTATCTGCCGAGCAAATTGAGAACATGAAGGGAGCACTTGGATTTCATTTCTATCCGGTAGTTAGTCTAAATGTCCGTTTTACGAAGCTGGTTACTTGCCCATGACAAGATCGAAGATCAGGGATATCTCTTCTTGAGCAATGTGGTTCGCTTGTTAAGTTTTTCTCCCACGTCTTCTTTGTGTGTAAATTTGCTGTTCTGTGCTATTGGTAGCCAAAGATGTACTCCATCGCTATGTTGTTTGCATTTGGTGATAACTACTTTTACATTCTGCTCAAGTACTAGAGAGTTGGTTGGACTTACTACAGCTGTTCTATCTGTGACACGTCTGCAGCTTAAGCTGTGGCTGCTTCAAGAGGAAGCTTGATGGCCGCCAGCTTGTTGTACCTAAGTGACTAAATTTTGTGGGAGGTCTTGAAGTGTATTCATCTGTTACTTGAGTGAGCCATAGTGGTCACTGGTCAGTTTACTATCCTTCCTTGTTTATTAATGCACCATATTCATCTAGCTGTTTTTGGGGGATGGTCATCTGttatttgtttgcatggagtATGGTTTTTGTTGAACTTTCATTTCGTCCTCTCCCATATGGCCGACACTTTGTTTTCTATTTGAAATACCTCCTTGACTGATGTAAATGCCACAACATTGGCATTGTTTACTCACCTCCATGAAATTGAGGCTATTTAGATTAGTGAAGGAGGTCAAAATTAGGCTGAAATACTAGTGTTGCGTGCTCTCTGTTCCCCAGTTTGGTTATGGTAGCCTGGTTGTTTTGATGGGCCACATTTGGAACAAACGTTTGGCATGCTCTTTGGGGATGCATAACTGCTTATGGTTCTTGATGTTTTTGTAGTAGTGTTTTTCTTGTCATGGGTTAACATGAGCTGCCCTTGCCACTACAAATGTTCAATTGCTACTTGCCACTTCATTCTGTATGACGTTGGTGATTCGGAGTTTTGCGTTGTCGAATGTGATGATCAATTTCTTGCCCATTTGTTTGCCTCTTATTTTAGTTTCAGTTGTCTTGCGGAAGATATATCAGCCCATCAGCACGCTTGAGTATGTTTTTGCGATATAAACATTTGCGTAGTTGCAGTGGTGTCGGCGCGCAGAATAGAAAGATTGCAGTGGTATCGGTGCACAGAATAGAAAACAGTCTATTCCCTCTGTTcgcaaatataagatgttttacatatttcaatatggactacatacggactgAAATGAATGAAGAAAGACACTAAAATGTGTCTATATACTCGAATCAGAAAATAGTTAGAACATCTCAGGACTGGAATTGAATTACTGGCGGAGGGAGTGCATTATAACCTATGTTGATAACTGAGACACGTAGAGTGGGGTTTTTGTTGGTGGCTACACATGCAAACGTTTTATTTGTTTGAGTTGGCAAAGTTTTGTAGCACtggtttttttttttgcccggacctCACGAATGCAAATACATCATGACAATGGGCAAGTTtgttactccctccgatccatagaCAAATCTAggacaagtaatatggatcggagggagtagtagaAAACAAAGCAACATTTGTTGCCAATGTTTTAGGAAGTTTCTTTTTTTTTGGATTTCACTGCTTATCCAATGTGCATGTGTTCCCGGAATCAGAGTTGCACTTGTGAGGCTCGTCACTTTATGGAAGAGCAGGATGCTTCTTCTAGCATTTACACCCGACGTCAAATGCCCctggtgaacagtaaaatcatgaaaaatagaaaaaaaaaagaTGAAAAACTTCTGTTTTTTTTGTGTTAACCTTGGACAAAATGTTCTACTCCCTCTTCCCTGTAATATAAGAACGAAAAAaggttcttatattatgggacggagggagtatgtgctTGCAAAAATTTATCAGGAACGGGCATTCCTGGAAGTCAGTGGCAAAAAGAACAAAATCGATATTCCAAAACTGCtatttttgaaattattttggaGTATTGATTTTTTTTGCCATGACTTCCATGAGTGTCATTTCGTGATGAAAATTTGCAAGCATAGAAATATTTTGTCAAAGGTTACCAGAAAAATTCAGCACTTTAAAAAatcattttcttttgattttactgttcatcggagctcatttgagctcgggagCAGAAGAACACTTTAGGCTTCTTTACTAGTATGTGATATAAATAGTTCTCCTCTTGTATAACAAGCAGCCTGATATCGCTCTCCTCGCTGGACGTGAATGCCATAGTGTCATTCCGTGTCTTTGTTGCACTCCCCGCTGAACCAACGGTTCGAGTCTTCTGGATTGCCATAGTTGAGTAATCTTGTTGCTCACCACCCATTGGCGTGGGCTTGTGTAGACTCCATTATTTGCAGGTCGATGGGGATATGACCAAGCAAGGAGCACGCGCAACTCGAGAGGCAATTCGGTCTGGATGACTCAAGCAATACTACTCTCCGCTGCAGCGCACACTCGATGTGATTATTATTACATGTATAAATGTAAATAGCTCGTTAATTAGTTAGAGAATCAAATACTTCCATGAGTGCATATATGTTACTGGAAGAACGTTTGGCGGTGAGACAGTAAAATGTGGTCTGCTCACGAACCTTCTCACATCACAGTTCGTTTGGGCGGTGCACACTCAGTACCGCTTTGTTTCTCGTCGACATGACTCACTGCTGCCGATAGAGTAGCTGTGGTTGTCACGTGTGATGTGCACGTGGTAACCAACCAAAGGGCCTCGCGGGAACATATGGGCCCGGCagttaggccaactccaccgcgtgactgtccgtttgggtagggcaatggggtcgtggcCGTGCGTGTCCTGGGATGTG contains:
- the LOC109746450 gene encoding cyclin-dependent kinase G-2, with the translated sequence MAAGRHGGYRDYEAREREPDAEAARRSQSLGDRHRSDADRRRDGGRSSGGREFSNGYGHRRSHPPKSRLSTRLGDREPGEVLSGSASDDSGGRSGRAAGENTLASSSREGEVAVGAPAAPSPSKKRKFSPIIWDRDSPKPPPLHSGAVTVKGVVESASADTASDQKVVESSSAQLPPPPPLPPQGHIPERLVVENSPMDVDLAVDTGNNEQLHELEDSKVLEVEESKVKDEEESKVKEEEEYPTMRNISTSRWAGANDDDEEGVTLRKKKGLSPADSAELGQGKKTPTPELGEVVTSDISGRRTMSRSSDSGRMGNDEKEDLELGKGDYMDVDRGEASVNGSANLLSSDSEDEVRRSETPEPVKPAHRCINMLQGCRSVDVFERLNKINEGTYGVVYRAKDKKTAEIVALKKVKMEKEREGFPLTSLREINILLSFHHPSIVDVKEVVVGSSLDSIFMVMEYMEHDLKGVMETMKQPYTQSEVKCLMLQLLEGVKYLHDNWVLHRDLKTSNLLLNNRGELKICDFGLSRQYGSPLKPYTQLVVTLWYRSPELLLGTKEYSTAIDMWSVGCIMAELLAKEPLFNGKTEFEQLDKIFRTLGTPNEKIWPGYAKLPGVKVNFVKQPYNRLRDKFPAASFSGRPNLSEAGFDLLNKLLTYDPAKRISAEAALEHPWFSEVPLPKSKDFMPTFPALNELDRRTRRYMKSPDPLEEQRLKELQAKGNRGLFG